From a single Deinococcus humi genomic region:
- the hisS gene encoding histidine--tRNA ligase, which produces MAITRPKGTNDLLPPGSPKLSALTSAAAHAWLTGVARRVLERAGAQRIETPVFEEAELVKRGVGDSTDIVRKEMFTVYYFGDHGGFILRPEGTAGIVRAYLQNGLKQLPAPLKLWTSGPNFRAENVQKGRYRQFHQVDYEVLGSADPLVDAEAIALMVDVVHELGLKDVRVKLGSIGDPADRDTYNTYLRDLFTAHSDRLSDDSKDRLSRNPMRILDSKSEGDQALIAELAVKPMLDFLGEEARAHFEAVQGYLKDWGVPYDLDPSIVRGLDYYRRTAWELHHEGVGAKSALGGGGRYDGLAQLLGGPEVPGIGWAFGIERLLLALEAEGVELPQAEGPLLYVVALDEENVPHAAKIALQARAVARAEFAYRALKPGGAFKDAERRGVKWIALLGSQEVENGTLSLKNLSSGEQRVIDVSELSEFLASAS; this is translated from the coding sequence ATGGCGATTACCCGCCCCAAGGGCACCAACGACCTCCTGCCACCGGGCAGTCCCAAACTCTCAGCGCTGACCAGCGCCGCCGCGCATGCCTGGTTGACCGGCGTGGCACGGCGCGTGCTGGAACGGGCCGGAGCGCAGCGCATCGAAACGCCGGTTTTCGAGGAAGCAGAACTCGTCAAGCGCGGTGTGGGCGATAGCACCGACATCGTCCGCAAGGAGATGTTCACGGTCTACTACTTTGGCGACCACGGCGGCTTCATCCTGCGGCCAGAGGGCACGGCGGGCATCGTGCGTGCGTACCTGCAGAATGGTCTCAAGCAGTTGCCCGCGCCGCTCAAGCTCTGGACCTCTGGACCGAACTTCCGTGCCGAGAACGTGCAGAAGGGCAGGTACCGTCAGTTCCATCAGGTGGATTACGAGGTGCTGGGCAGCGCGGATCCCCTCGTGGACGCCGAGGCGATTGCCCTGATGGTGGACGTGGTGCACGAGCTGGGCTTGAAAGATGTGCGCGTCAAGCTGGGCAGCATCGGCGATCCTGCGGACCGCGACACCTACAACACCTACCTGCGCGACCTGTTCACCGCCCACAGTGACCGCCTCTCCGATGATTCCAAGGACCGCCTGAGCCGCAACCCGATGCGGATTCTGGACTCCAAGAGCGAGGGCGATCAGGCCCTGATTGCCGAGCTGGCCGTGAAACCCATGCTCGACTTTCTGGGCGAGGAGGCGCGGGCCCATTTTGAAGCGGTCCAGGGATACCTGAAGGACTGGGGTGTGCCGTACGACCTGGACCCCAGCATCGTGCGCGGGCTGGACTATTACCGCCGGACCGCCTGGGAATTGCACCATGAAGGTGTCGGTGCAAAATCCGCGCTGGGTGGCGGCGGACGCTACGACGGCCTGGCGCAGTTGCTGGGTGGCCCCGAGGTCCCGGGCATCGGCTGGGCTTTCGGCATCGAGCGACTGCTCCTGGCACTGGAGGCCGAGGGCGTCGAACTGCCGCAGGCCGAAGGTCCGCTCCTGTACGTCGTCGCCCTGGATGAGGAAAACGTGCCGCACGCCGCGAAGATTGCGCTGCAGGCCCGTGCTGTGGCCCGCGCCGAGTTTGCCTACCGTGCCCTGAAACCCGGAGGTGCCTTCAAGGACGCGGAGCGCCGGGGCGTGAAGTGGATTGCGCTGCTCGGATCACAGGAAGTCGAGAACGGAACGCTGAGCCTCAAGAATCTGTCCAGCGGCGAGCAGCGTGTGATCGACGTTTCCGAACTGTCCGAATTCCTCGCGAGTGCCAGCTGA
- a CDS encoding IPT/TIG domain-containing protein yields the protein MLRFLVASSLMVGALASCAPSQSTDRFVTVTPVLIKVSEAAKRGDTITIQGRYLGGPTTGQVRLGADESGKGGYVFPGSAIQSWTDSEIVLTIPTDAPVGGSWLFVEVAGKQSTGLPYSVRQ from the coding sequence ATGCTGCGTTTCTTGGTTGCTTCTTCACTCATGGTTGGGGCGCTCGCGTCCTGCGCGCCTTCTCAATCCACAGACCGTTTCGTGACGGTCACCCCTGTCCTCATCAAGGTTTCCGAAGCGGCTAAGCGTGGCGACACAATCACCATCCAGGGTCGCTATCTGGGCGGACCCACCACCGGGCAGGTTCGCCTGGGAGCAGATGAATCCGGCAAGGGCGGCTACGTCTTCCCTGGCTCGGCCATTCAGTCCTGGACCGACAGCGAGATCGTTTTGACCATTCCCACCGACGCCCCCGTGGGTGGGAGCTGGTTGTTCGTGGAAGTGGCGGGTAAGCAGTCGACCGGACTGCCGTACAGCGTTCGTCAGTAG